From a single Tachypleus tridentatus isolate NWPU-2018 chromosome 6, ASM421037v1, whole genome shotgun sequence genomic region:
- the LOC143254330 gene encoding histone-lysine N-methyltransferase MECOM-like: MVIDLQPVSSFASFYHGYGPTSSFSDCYQNPLKMYNRHHLGSPKQATVYPDPLSVLSLPRSVHSIAMNLSPVFDLGMPFDLSLHKNKVPIDDRSQFQSIVQEDNQDEEPLDLRVSNKKRSFVAHHAPHKSHVHDLKSTAFLSETRISNFGDEASSSGLQMMYPRPLHPLFLESMYKIEHDKPAFPVFGQPEYGSTTLPSRYPLYDALLNNRASSFDFVRAQIEKLGKPMHDVLYPHSNKSKERYSCNFCGKVFPRSANLTRHLRTHTGEQPYKCKYCERSFSISSNLQRHVRNIHNKEKPFKCSLCDRSFGQQTNLDRHLKKHESDGPTILDDSPKQVKIIDRTDTYFDEIRKFIGKVTDSLPTDVHKALNSALDSNFSITDQLERKQFLLLKKKNALIIPSPVEDHDDDDKVSLEHEVPAKIQRKENDCVEEYNFTSDRNSDMSPRDATNSEGESQSTDEQELPISYDTKTNDSRSSDETEEEVTTEHMNDNNKG; the protein is encoded by the coding sequence atggTAATCGATCTCCAGCCAGTGTCTTCTTTTGCTTCCTTTTACCATGGTTACGGACCCACCTCCTCGTTCAGTGACTGTTACCAGAATCCTCTGAAAATGTACAACCGTCATCACTTAGGGTCTCCAAAGCAGGCTACAGTGTATCCTGATCCGTTATCCGTCCTTTCTCTACCACGTTCCGTCCATTCCATTGCAATGAACCTGTCTCCCGTATTCGACCTGGGTATGCCATTTGACCTCTCCTTGCATAAGAACAAAGTTCCCATTGACGACCGATCGCAGTTTCAGTCTATTGTTCAGGAAGATAACCAAGATGAGGAACCATTAGACCTTCGAGTATCGAACAAAAAGCGGTCTTTCGTGGCACACCATGCTCCACATAAGTCGCACGTTCATGATCTCAAAAGTACGGCCTTTCTTTCTGAAACCAGAATTAGTAACTTCGGAGATGAAGCCTCGTCCTCAGGGTTACAGATGATGTATCCTCGTCCTCTCCACCCACTATTTCTAGAATCAATGTACAAAATCGAACACGACAAACCAGCTTTCCCGGTTTTCGGCCAACCCGAATATGGCTCAACGACCCTTCCCTCTCGATACCCTTTATATGACGCTCTTCTCAATAACCGAGCTTCATCTTTCGACTTCGTACGAGCACAAATCGAAAAACTCGGCAAGCCTATGCACGACGTACTGTATCCACACTCAAATAAATCAAAAGAACGTTATTCGTGCAATTTCTGTGGTAAAGTGTTCCCTCGCTCGGCCAATCTCACTCGCCATCTTCGGACCCACACGGGGGAGCAGCCGTACAAATGTAAATACTGTGAAAGATCGTTCAGTATTTCTTCGAACCTTCAACGTCACGTGCGTAACATCCACAACAAGGAAAAGCCCTTTAAGTGTTCGCTGTGCGATCGAAGTTTTGGACAGCAGACGAACCTGGATCGACACTTGAAGAAACACGAATCGGATGGACCAACTATTCTGGACGATTCTCCGAAGCAAGTCAAAATTATAGATAGAACAGACACGTATTTTGATGAAATTCGGAAATTTATCGGCAAGGTTACTGATTCTCTGCCCACCGATGTCCATAAAGCTCTGAACTCTGCCCTGGACTCCAATTTTTCTATCACTGACCAACTGGAGAGAAAACAATTCCTactgttgaaaaagaaaaatgcatTGATCATTCCAAGCCCAGTTGAGGATCATGATGATGATGACAAAGTTAGCTTAGAGCACGAGGTTCCCGCCAAGATACAGAGGAAAGAAAATGATTGCGTGGAAGAGTATAACTTCACCTCTGACAGGAACAGTGACATGTCCCCAAGAGACGCAACGAACTCCGAAGGGGAAAGTCAATCCACTGATGAACAAGAATTGCCCATTTCTTATGATACTAAAACTAACGACTCTCGGAGTTCCGACGAAACTGAGGAGGAAGTAACCACTGAACACatgaatgataataataaaggTTGA